The Aliiroseovarius pelagivivens genome contains a region encoding:
- a CDS encoding SurA N-terminal domain-containing protein: protein MATGKASRTFGWILMGLVMVGLVGFGSTNFGGSGRSIGTVGDTEIDARRYSRELQSELNAFEAQTGQRLTMQQAQAFGVDQQVLARVIAAVALEDETARLGISVGDDHLRARIVDIPAFAGVDGQFDRESYRFALEQSGLTAAGFEQTLRAEVSRQILQAAVTNGIVADDTYVDTLYGFAREARNFTWAEMPVSRLTTALPEPTEDELTAYYDANPSAFTLPETKKITYAWLDPQALVDEIEVDEAQIKALYDERNAQYNQPERRMVERLVFGSDAEAQAAADAIAAGETSFEDLVSARELALSDVDLGDLSKAELGAAADTVFALTEPGIAGPAPSDLGPALFRMNAILSARNTPIDAVRADLNAELAADAARRRVGDMVAELDDLMAGGATLEEISESHNMALEQIDWTADTSDGIAAYEAFREAAAAAVDGDFPEITLMSDGGVFALRVDALEPSRVQEQSEVAEAVLAGWQAGKRLELLADEARGLIPSLEGGESLASLGLTEVIEEGQERDAFVEGTPPAFLTEVFLMETGDWQVVPSVDGVLLVRLDAVVPVDHDGDEAAAIKANFAAQTAQEIAIDIENAFARAIQNKAGIELNRPMINAVNAQFQ, encoded by the coding sequence ATGGCGACTGGCAAGGCTTCTCGTACCTTCGGTTGGATCCTGATGGGTCTGGTGATGGTGGGACTCGTAGGGTTCGGATCAACGAATTTCGGCGGCTCAGGCCGGTCAATTGGTACGGTGGGCGACACCGAAATCGACGCACGCCGCTATTCGCGTGAACTTCAGTCCGAGCTGAATGCATTCGAAGCCCAAACCGGTCAGCGTCTGACCATGCAGCAGGCACAGGCTTTCGGCGTGGATCAGCAGGTGCTGGCGCGGGTGATTGCAGCCGTAGCGCTTGAAGACGAGACCGCACGCCTTGGAATTTCGGTCGGCGACGATCACCTGCGCGCTCGCATCGTGGACATCCCCGCCTTTGCCGGTGTGGATGGTCAATTTGACCGCGAAAGCTATCGCTTTGCATTGGAGCAATCGGGACTGACTGCCGCAGGATTTGAACAGACCCTGCGCGCCGAAGTCAGCCGTCAGATCCTTCAGGCCGCAGTGACCAACGGGATCGTGGCCGACGACACCTATGTGGACACGCTTTATGGCTTTGCCCGTGAAGCTCGGAATTTCACATGGGCCGAGATGCCGGTGTCGCGCCTGACGACCGCCCTGCCCGAGCCGACTGAAGACGAACTGACAGCCTATTACGACGCCAACCCGTCCGCTTTCACCTTGCCCGAAACGAAAAAGATCACCTATGCGTGGCTGGACCCGCAGGCTCTGGTCGACGAAATCGAGGTGGATGAGGCGCAGATCAAGGCGCTTTATGACGAGCGGAACGCTCAGTACAACCAACCCGAACGCCGCATGGTCGAACGACTGGTCTTTGGCTCGGACGCTGAAGCACAGGCCGCGGCAGACGCGATCGCGGCTGGCGAGACCAGCTTTGAAGATCTGGTATCCGCGCGCGAACTGGCCTTGTCCGACGTTGATCTGGGTGATCTCTCCAAGGCCGAATTGGGCGCCGCGGCAGACACTGTGTTTGCCCTGACCGAACCGGGCATTGCTGGTCCGGCACCCAGCGATCTTGGTCCGGCTCTGTTTCGCATGAATGCCATTCTGTCGGCGCGCAACACGCCTATTGACGCCGTGCGCGCGGACTTGAACGCCGAGCTGGCAGCCGATGCTGCACGTCGCCGTGTCGGCGATATGGTCGCCGAGCTGGACGACCTGATGGCTGGTGGCGCGACACTGGAAGAGATCAGCGAGAGCCACAATATGGCGCTGGAACAGATCGACTGGACCGCAGACACCTCGGACGGGATTGCTGCATATGAAGCATTCCGCGAAGCCGCCGCTGCTGCAGTCGACGGGGATTTCCCCGAGATCACTCTGATGTCGGACGGAGGTGTCTTCGCCTTGCGTGTGGATGCACTGGAGCCATCGCGCGTTCAGGAACAAAGCGAAGTGGCCGAGGCCGTTCTGGCTGGATGGCAAGCCGGAAAGCGTCTTGAATTGCTGGCCGACGAAGCGCGTGGACTGATCCCATCGCTGGAAGGTGGCGAAAGCTTGGCTTCGCTCGGTCTGACGGAAGTGATCGAAGAAGGACAGGAACGTGACGCCTTTGTCGAAGGTACTCCGCCTGCTTTCCTGACCGAAGTGTTCCTGATGGAGACCGGTGACTGGCAGGTTGTGCCGTCGGTAGATGGTGTGCTTCTGGTACGTTTGGATGCCGTTGTGCCGGTTGATCACGACGGCGATGAGGCCGCTGCAATCAAAGCCAATTTCGCCGCGCAAACCGCACAGGAAATTGCCATCGACATCGAAAACGCTTTTGCGCGCGCCATCCAGAACAAGGCGGGGATCGAGCTGAACCGCCCGATGATCAACGCCGTGAACGCGCAGTTCCAGTAA
- a CDS encoding aminopeptidase P family protein — protein MFQTFTTTADPSKGAARLERLRRAMGMKGLDGFFVPRADAHQGEYVAACDARLAWLTGFTGSAGFCIALKNVAGIFVDGRYRVQVREQADMAAYTPVDWPEVQPGEWLKKQIAGKARIGFDPWLHTKSEIEKIEKALDGTGVTLVPTDNLVDQIWEDRPASPSGKIVEQPLEFAGQSSAAKRGELADELLAKGQKACAITLSDSIAWLLNIRGDDIPSIPVVQGFAILCDDASVQFFATEGRTVEARFDADVSLHPIRDFQAALTRLDGPVRVDRASAPFAVWQILTDAGIQIDWAEDPAILPKAQKNPTELKGARAAHLRDAAAVVEFLAWFDAADKSSLTEIDLVTRLEEKRRATNALMDISFETIAGAGPNGAIMHYRVTEDTNRPLEDGNLVVLDSGGQYRDGTTDITRVLRVGEVGDDEKRCFTRVLQGMIALSRTYFPKGRTGRDLDPIARYPLWAAHQDFNHGTGHGVGAYLSVHEGPQRFSPISEIELLPGMILSNEPGYYRNGAFGIRLENLVVVQKAPTPPGGDREREMLNLETLTYVPLDTSLIINEMLSGEERAWLNAYHAKTLVLLSDQVTDAALQWLKRACAPI, from the coding sequence ATGTTCCAGACTTTCACCACCACCGCTGATCCCAGCAAAGGGGCTGCCCGATTGGAACGCCTACGTCGCGCTATGGGAATGAAGGGCTTGGATGGGTTCTTCGTGCCGCGTGCAGATGCACATCAGGGCGAGTATGTCGCCGCCTGCGACGCGCGGCTTGCATGGTTGACTGGGTTCACCGGCTCGGCCGGATTCTGTATCGCGCTGAAAAACGTGGCAGGGATTTTCGTGGACGGGCGATACAGGGTGCAAGTGCGTGAACAGGCGGACATGGCCGCATATACCCCCGTTGACTGGCCAGAGGTCCAGCCGGGTGAATGGCTGAAGAAGCAGATTGCGGGCAAGGCGCGTATCGGGTTTGACCCGTGGCTGCACACGAAATCCGAGATCGAAAAAATCGAGAAGGCGCTGGACGGCACCGGGGTCACGCTGGTCCCGACCGACAACCTGGTCGATCAGATTTGGGAAGATCGCCCCGCGTCTCCCAGCGGCAAGATCGTCGAGCAGCCCCTTGAATTTGCCGGACAATCCAGCGCTGCAAAGCGTGGCGAGCTGGCGGATGAGCTGCTTGCCAAAGGTCAAAAGGCCTGCGCCATCACCCTATCGGACAGCATCGCGTGGCTGTTGAACATCCGCGGCGACGACATCCCTAGCATTCCGGTTGTGCAGGGCTTTGCAATCTTGTGCGACGATGCCTCGGTTCAGTTTTTCGCCACCGAGGGACGGACGGTCGAGGCGCGTTTCGATGCGGATGTGTCCCTGCATCCGATCCGTGATTTTCAGGCGGCTCTGACCCGTCTGGACGGACCAGTGCGTGTGGACCGGGCATCGGCTCCGTTTGCGGTCTGGCAAATCCTGACAGATGCCGGGATCCAGATTGACTGGGCCGAAGATCCCGCAATCCTGCCCAAAGCCCAGAAAAACCCGACCGAGCTGAAAGGCGCACGTGCCGCGCACTTGCGAGACGCCGCCGCCGTGGTCGAGTTTCTGGCGTGGTTCGATGCCGCTGACAAGTCCAGCCTGACCGAGATAGATCTGGTCACCCGACTGGAAGAAAAGCGCCGCGCCACGAATGCTCTGATGGACATCTCATTCGAGACCATCGCCGGCGCCGGCCCCAATGGCGCGATCATGCATTACCGCGTGACCGAAGACACAAACCGCCCGCTTGAAGACGGCAATCTGGTGGTTCTGGACAGTGGCGGGCAGTATCGCGACGGCACCACAGATATCACCCGCGTCTTGCGTGTGGGCGAGGTCGGAGACGACGAAAAGCGCTGCTTTACCCGTGTGTTGCAAGGCATGATTGCCCTGTCGCGCACATACTTCCCAAAGGGCCGCACGGGCCGCGATCTGGACCCGATTGCACGATATCCGCTGTGGGCCGCGCATCAGGATTTCAACCACGGCACAGGGCACGGCGTTGGTGCATATCTGTCAGTGCATGAAGGGCCGCAGAGGTTCTCTCCGATCTCCGAGATCGAACTTCTGCCGGGCATGATCCTGTCCAACGAACCGGGATACTATCGCAACGGCGCTTTCGGTATCCGGCTGGAAAACCTTGTGGTCGTGCAGAAAGCGCCCACACCGCCGGGCGGCGACCGTGAGCGCGAGATGCTGAACCTTGAAACACTCACCTATGTGCCGCTCGACACCTCGTTGATTATCAACGAGATGCTGTCGGGCGAAGAACGCGCATGGCTGAACGCCTATCACGCCAAAACGCTGGTCTTGCTGTCAGATCAGGTGACTGACGCTGCGTTGCAATGGTTGAAACGTGCTTGCGCGCCAATTTGA
- a CDS encoding aromatic ring-hydroxylating dioxygenase subunit alpha — MFLKNAWYVAAWDHEVSRDPSQVVVLNEKICLYRTQDGEVIALEDACPHRKLPLSKGRVKGDNIECGYHGLTFDCAGQCVWAPGTGRIPSAAKLRAYPVHEKYGLVWVWMGNPAIADPDEIFEIENYGNPDWGINRGAAMELGCNYLYMTDNLLDPTHVAWVHQGSFAQAATKDTPLRVTKTDNGVIVHRWMMDVEPAPFYAKVVPFEGNCDRLQHYEVRYPSHAIIRAVFTPAGTGGVDGPLHDDKFIMDSFNFMTPTTEKTTRYYWFQLRNIRPNDAELSKMMSEDVRKAFEEDRAVLHEVQIGMDEKTSPHIDLPIDGGPLRFRRQLQAMINEEAAVDKQLEG; from the coding sequence ATGTTTCTGAAAAACGCATGGTATGTGGCGGCATGGGATCACGAGGTGTCCCGCGACCCCAGTCAAGTTGTGGTCCTGAACGAAAAGATCTGCCTCTATCGCACACAGGATGGCGAGGTGATTGCGCTTGAAGACGCTTGTCCGCACCGCAAGCTGCCGCTGTCAAAGGGGCGCGTGAAGGGTGACAATATTGAATGTGGCTATCACGGGCTGACCTTTGATTGTGCCGGGCAATGTGTCTGGGCACCGGGTACGGGCCGCATTCCATCCGCCGCCAAACTGCGCGCCTATCCCGTGCACGAGAAATACGGGCTGGTCTGGGTCTGGATGGGCAATCCAGCCATCGCAGACCCCGACGAGATCTTCGAGATCGAGAATTACGGCAACCCCGATTGGGGCATCAACCGTGGCGCCGCGATGGAGCTGGGGTGCAACTATCTGTACATGACCGACAACCTTCTGGACCCGACCCATGTGGCGTGGGTGCATCAGGGATCGTTCGCACAGGCTGCCACCAAAGACACGCCACTGCGCGTAACGAAAACCGACAATGGTGTCATCGTGCACCGCTGGATGATGGATGTAGAGCCCGCGCCGTTCTATGCCAAGGTCGTGCCCTTCGAAGGCAACTGTGACCGGCTGCAGCACTACGAGGTGCGCTATCCCAGCCATGCGATCATTCGCGCGGTGTTTACACCGGCAGGCACGGGGGGCGTCGATGGGCCTCTGCATGACGATAAGTTCATCATGGACAGCTTCAATTTTATGACACCCACGACCGAGAAGACCACGCGGTATTATTGGTTCCAACTCCGCAACATCCGCCCGAATGACGCAGAGTTAAGCAAGATGATGAGCGAAGATGTCCGCAAAGCCTTTGAAGAGGACCGGGCGGTGCTGCATGAGGTGCAAATCGGGATGGACGAAAAGACGTCGCCCCATATCGACTTGCCGATTGACGGAGGCCCCCTCAGGTTCCGTCGTCAGCTGCAAGCGATGATCAATGAAGAGGCCGCGGTAGACAAACAGCTGGAGGGCTAA
- a CDS encoding aminotransferase, translated as MLLNPNLATTFSPPVMEARRWLEGKSFSPDQPLINVSQAAPVDPPPEAMREAMADAVLRLPETHLYGPVLGLPALRDELAFNINRHYGADVTSKNVAITSGCNQAFAASIATLAAPGDEVILPTPWYFNHKMWLDMGGITAVPLATGDDLLPDPSKAAALITPRTRAIALVTPNNPTGVEYPAELIAAFRDLARKHGIALIIDETYRDFHSQDGAPHDLFSDPDWDDTVIQLYSFSKSYRLTGHRVGSVLTSPARLAEIEKFLDTVTICPAQLGQHAALWGLRNLDEWLAGERLEILGRAQAMRDGFAPLTERGWKLMGCGAYFAYLQHPFDMPSDQLAQALVDHASLLALPGTMFTPEGDKSGAQQMRVAFANIDTAGIQTALNRLAAFQP; from the coding sequence ATGCTCTTGAACCCCAACCTTGCCACGACATTTTCGCCCCCGGTGATGGAGGCGCGGCGCTGGTTGGAGGGCAAGAGCTTTTCGCCTGATCAGCCGCTAATCAATGTCAGCCAAGCCGCCCCCGTGGACCCGCCCCCCGAGGCCATGCGCGAGGCGATGGCCGATGCGGTTTTGCGCCTACCCGAGACCCATCTTTATGGTCCGGTTCTGGGACTTCCGGCGCTGCGGGATGAGTTGGCGTTCAATATTAACCGGCACTATGGTGCTGATGTAACGTCGAAAAACGTGGCAATCACCTCGGGCTGCAATCAGGCCTTTGCGGCGTCGATCGCCACTTTGGCCGCGCCAGGGGATGAGGTCATTCTACCAACCCCTTGGTATTTCAACCATAAAATGTGGCTCGATATGGGTGGGATCACGGCGGTGCCTCTGGCGACGGGGGACGACTTGTTGCCCGATCCCAGCAAGGCAGCGGCATTGATCACGCCGCGCACACGCGCGATTGCGCTGGTGACGCCCAACAACCCGACCGGGGTGGAGTATCCGGCCGAACTGATTGCAGCATTCCGCGACCTCGCACGTAAGCATGGGATTGCCCTGATCATCGACGAGACCTATCGCGATTTTCACAGTCAGGACGGGGCACCGCATGACCTGTTCTCTGATCCCGACTGGGACGACACGGTCATTCAGCTTTACAGTTTCTCGAAATCCTACCGCCTGACCGGCCACCGGGTCGGGTCGGTGCTGACCTCGCCTGCCCGCTTAGCCGAGATCGAGAAGTTTCTGGACACAGTCACCATTTGCCCGGCGCAATTGGGGCAGCACGCAGCTTTGTGGGGGCTGCGCAATCTGGATGAGTGGCTGGCGGGTGAACGGCTCGAGATTCTGGGCCGTGCGCAGGCGATGCGCGATGGGTTTGCCCCGCTGACCGAACGCGGTTGGAAATTGATGGGTTGCGGGGCGTATTTCGCCTATTTGCAGCACCCGTTCGACATGCCCTCGGACCAGCTGGCACAGGCATTGGTAGATCACGCCAGCCTTCTGGCCCTGCCCGGCACAATGTTCACGCCAGAGGGCGACAAAAGCGGTGCGCAGCAGATGCGCGTGGCCTTCGCCAACATCGATACGGCGGGCATTCAGACCGCTCTGAACCGACTGGCAGCATTTCAACCTTAA
- the cobT gene encoding cobaltochelatase subunit CobT has translation MKKPTDNPADPFKKALAEATKTLANEPELSVSFTVDPSGVSREAMRLPQITRRMTKDEVLLARGTADAYAMKLRYHDDAMHAKYAPAGNMARDIYEAMETARCEALGARDMPGTAGNIDAKIGHEANRAGFDQITAAADAPLATAAGYLMRHLATGRDLPPAADNVMGLWRDFIEAQCGEHLDDLTGALEDQQQFSRFARQIIEDLGYGDQLGDDPDGEDDENEDEAQPEDDEAQDEPNSEQSPDDEEAEADPERAQDEQMDPSEAQVTIDDMAEDEVGEEAEMPDADAPIEPPTPQPASDADPDYLVFHNEHDEEVMAEDLAEPAELERLRAYLDQQLEPLKGAVSRLANKLQRRLQAQQNRSWLFDLEEGILDAGRLARVIANPTTPLSFKQEKDTEFRDTVVTLLLDNSGSMRGRPISIAAICADVLSRTLERCQVKVEVLGFTTRAWKGGLAREKWLADGRPQQPGRLNDLRHIIYKKADAPMRRTRDNLGLMMKEGLLKENIDGEALEWAHRRIVARPEQRKILMVISDGAPVDDSTLSVNPANYLEKHLRDVIDMVEKRKQVELLAIGIGHDVTRYYERAVTITDVEQLAGAMTEQLAALFDSDPRARARVMGIKKAM, from the coding sequence ATGAAAAAACCCACCGACAACCCTGCTGATCCGTTCAAGAAAGCGCTGGCTGAAGCGACCAAAACGCTTGCCAACGAGCCAGAGCTGTCGGTCAGCTTTACGGTGGACCCCTCGGGTGTCAGCCGCGAGGCGATGCGCCTGCCTCAGATCACGCGTCGCATGACCAAGGACGAGGTGTTGTTGGCACGTGGTACGGCGGATGCCTATGCCATGAAGCTGCGTTATCACGACGATGCCATGCACGCGAAATACGCCCCTGCGGGCAACATGGCGCGTGACATTTACGAGGCGATGGAAACCGCGCGTTGCGAGGCTCTTGGTGCGCGCGACATGCCGGGCACAGCGGGCAATATCGACGCCAAGATCGGGCACGAGGCCAACCGCGCCGGGTTTGACCAGATCACCGCTGCAGCCGATGCGCCTTTGGCCACTGCCGCCGGATACCTGATGCGCCATCTGGCGACGGGTCGCGATCTGCCTCCGGCCGCTGACAACGTGATGGGCCTGTGGCGCGACTTTATCGAAGCGCAATGTGGCGAGCATCTGGACGACCTGACTGGCGCGCTGGAAGACCAGCAACAGTTCTCGCGCTTTGCCCGTCAAATCATCGAAGACCTTGGCTATGGTGACCAACTAGGCGATGACCCGGATGGTGAAGACGACGAGAACGAGGACGAAGCCCAGCCCGAAGACGACGAGGCACAGGACGAACCGAATTCGGAACAATCCCCGGATGACGAAGAAGCCGAGGCCGATCCCGAACGCGCGCAAGACGAGCAGATGGACCCGTCCGAGGCGCAGGTCACCATTGATGACATGGCCGAGGATGAGGTGGGCGAAGAGGCAGAAATGCCCGACGCGGATGCGCCGATTGAACCGCCGACGCCTCAGCCCGCGTCCGATGCGGATCCGGATTATCTGGTTTTCCACAACGAGCATGACGAAGAGGTCATGGCTGAAGACCTGGCCGAGCCGGCCGAGCTGGAACGACTGCGCGCCTATCTTGACCAGCAGTTGGAGCCCTTGAAGGGCGCTGTTTCGCGTCTGGCCAACAAGTTGCAGCGCCGCTTGCAGGCCCAGCAAAACCGCTCGTGGTTGTTTGATCTGGAAGAGGGCATTCTGGACGCTGGCCGTCTGGCACGCGTGATTGCGAACCCGACGACCCCCCTGTCCTTCAAGCAGGAAAAAGACACCGAATTCCGCGATACGGTTGTGACGCTTTTGCTCGACAACTCGGGTTCGATGCGCGGGCGTCCGATCTCGATCGCCGCGATTTGTGCCGACGTGCTGTCGCGCACTCTGGAACGTTGTCAGGTGAAAGTCGAGGTGTTGGGCTTCACCACCCGCGCCTGGAAAGGCGGGCTTGCGCGTGAAAAATGGCTGGCCGACGGTCGTCCGCAACAGCCCGGTCGTCTGAACGATCTGCGCCACATCATCTATAAAAAGGCCGATGCCCCGATGCGCCGCACGCGGGACAATCTGGGCCTGATGATGAAGGAAGGGCTGCTTAAGGAAAACATCGACGGCGAGGCGCTGGAATGGGCGCATCGCCGGATCGTGGCCCGTCCCGAGCAGCGCAAAATCCTGATGGTGATCTCCGATGGGGCTCCGGTGGACGATTCGACTCTATCCGTTAACCCTGCGAATTATCTGGAAAAACACCTGCGCGACGTGATCGACATGGTCGAGAAACGCAAGCAGGTCGAGCTTCTGGCGATCGGGATTGGCCATGACGTGACACGGTATTACGAACGTGCTGTGACGATCACGGATGTGGAACAGCTGGCTGGTGCCATGACAGAACAGCTGGCCGCACTGTTTGACAGCGATCCACGTGCCCGCGCCCGTGTCATGGGCATCAAGAAAGCCATGTGA
- the tyrS gene encoding tyrosine--tRNA ligase — translation MTYHPKSDFMRVMIERGFLADCTDYQGLDEALVEGVLPAYIGFDATAKSLHVGSLIQIMMLRWLQKTGHQPITLMGGGTTKVGDPSFRADERPLLTPDQIDDNIAGIKKVFASYIDYDSDGPNKALMLNNAEWLDDLNYLDFLRDIGRHFSVNRMLSFESVKSRLDREQSLSFLEFNYMILQAYDFLELNRRYGCLLQMGGSDQWGNIVNGIDLTRRVLDNQIFGLTSPLLTTSDGKKMGKSLNGAIWLNADMLSPYEFWQFWRNTTDADVGRFLKLYTELPIEECDRLGALEGQAINDAKIVLANEVTTLAHGAEAAAAAEATAREVFEKGGTGDDLPTVTLSAADLGDGISIIQLFVKAGLVKSGKEAKRLIAENGAKVNDEALTETGRMISAGELAEPMKLSAGKKRHALVVLEG, via the coding sequence ATGACCTACCACCCAAAATCCGACTTCATGCGTGTGATGATCGAGCGCGGCTTTCTGGCCGATTGCACTGATTATCAGGGGCTGGATGAAGCTTTGGTCGAAGGTGTCCTTCCAGCCTATATCGGCTTTGATGCCACCGCGAAATCGCTGCATGTCGGATCGCTGATCCAGATCATGATGCTGCGCTGGTTGCAGAAAACCGGCCACCAGCCGATCACCTTGATGGGTGGCGGCACCACCAAGGTGGGTGACCCGTCTTTCCGCGCGGACGAGCGTCCGCTGCTGACGCCGGATCAAATCGACGACAATATCGCGGGGATCAAGAAGGTCTTTGCAAGCTATATCGACTACGACTCGGACGGCCCCAACAAAGCGCTGATGCTGAACAATGCCGAGTGGCTGGACGACCTGAACTATCTTGATTTCCTGCGCGACATCGGGCGGCACTTCTCGGTCAACCGGATGCTGTCGTTTGAAAGCGTGAAGTCGCGACTGGACCGCGAGCAGAGCCTGTCGTTCCTCGAATTCAACTACATGATCCTGCAGGCCTATGACTTCCTCGAGCTGAACCGCCGTTATGGATGTCTGCTTCAGATGGGTGGCTCGGACCAGTGGGGCAACATCGTCAACGGGATCGACCTGACCCGCCGCGTTCTGGACAACCAGATTTTCGGCCTGACCTCTCCCTTGCTGACCACCTCGGACGGCAAGAAAATGGGCAAGTCGCTGAATGGTGCGATCTGGCTTAATGCAGATATGCTGTCGCCTTACGAGTTTTGGCAGTTCTGGCGCAACACCACGGATGCGGATGTGGGCCGGTTCCTGAAGCTCTACACCGAGCTTCCGATCGAGGAATGCGATCGTCTGGGTGCACTGGAAGGTCAGGCGATCAACGATGCGAAGATCGTGTTGGCCAACGAAGTGACGACGCTGGCGCATGGCGCCGAGGCTGCTGCGGCTGCAGAAGCCACCGCACGCGAGGTTTTCGAGAAAGGCGGCACGGGCGACGACCTACCGACTGTAACCTTGTCTGCTGCGGATCTGGGCGATGGGATCTCGATTATTCAGCTGTTCGTGAAGGCGGGTCTGGTGAAATCGGGCAAGGAAGCCAAACGCCTGATCGCCGAAAACGGCGCCAAGGTGAATGATGAAGCCCTGACCGAAACCGGCCGGATGATCAGCGCGGGTGAGTTGGCCGAACCGATGAAGCTGTCCGCGGGCAAGAAACGCCACGCGCTGGTGGTTTTGGAAGGCTAA
- a CDS encoding anhydro-N-acetylmuramic acid kinase: MARAVGSENGPIWALGMMSGTSLDGVDAALVQTDGTRVFAFGPSAYTDYTDAQRAELRAALGQWPDGSEVKNAARVGEAAHIALAQTLVAGNPTDLLGYHGQTLAHDPANARTHQAGDGQVLADALEVPVVWDFRSQDVAEGGEGAPLAPFFHHACARFIGAEAPIAFLNLGGVGNVTWVDPRIDAPEAPDACLAFDTGPANAPINDLMQVRRGIALDQGGALALSGTANTEFVQSFLAHPYFTRQPPKSLDRDAFPDLLTSVADLPDADAVRTLAACAVEAVAQGMRHCPSPPTALLVTGGGRKNAALMQELSARLSVPVQDIDDTGLDGDMLEAQAFAYLAVRVARGLPTSAPSTTGVAVPVGGGRVSYPLS; this comes from the coding sequence ATGGCAAGGGCAGTGGGATCCGAGAATGGTCCGATATGGGCGCTGGGGATGATGTCCGGCACCTCGCTTGACGGGGTAGATGCAGCGCTGGTCCAGACGGATGGCACGCGTGTTTTTGCCTTCGGGCCAAGCGCCTATACGGATTACACTGACGCGCAGCGGGCCGAACTGCGCGCGGCACTCGGTCAATGGCCGGACGGGTCGGAGGTGAAGAATGCCGCCCGCGTGGGTGAGGCTGCGCATATTGCGTTGGCCCAGACGCTGGTTGCGGGCAATCCTACGGATCTTCTTGGGTATCACGGGCAAACGCTGGCCCATGACCCGGCCAATGCCCGCACGCACCAAGCGGGGGACGGGCAGGTGCTGGCAGATGCGCTGGAGGTACCCGTCGTCTGGGACTTCCGCTCGCAGGACGTGGCCGAAGGCGGCGAGGGCGCACCACTGGCTCCGTTCTTTCATCACGCCTGCGCGCGCTTCATCGGGGCGGAGGCGCCGATTGCCTTTCTGAACCTCGGGGGCGTGGGCAATGTCACTTGGGTAGACCCGCGCATCGACGCGCCTGAAGCCCCAGACGCTTGTCTTGCCTTCGATACCGGCCCAGCGAATGCACCGATCAATGATCTGATGCAGGTGCGTCGTGGGATCGCGTTGGATCAGGGCGGAGCACTAGCACTGTCTGGCACTGCGAACACGGAATTTGTGCAGTCCTTTCTGGCGCATCCCTATTTCACCCGCCAACCTCCCAAGTCGCTCGACCGGGATGCGTTTCCCGATTTGCTGACATCCGTGGCCGATCTGCCAGATGCCGATGCGGTGCGCACGCTGGCCGCCTGTGCTGTCGAAGCCGTCGCTCAGGGCATGCGCCATTGCCCAAGTCCCCCGACCGCGCTGTTGGTCACAGGCGGGGGGCGCAAGAACGCCGCTTTGATGCAGGAACTTTCTGCGCGTCTGTCTGTGCCGGTACAGGATATTGATGATACCGGATTGGACGGCGACATGCTGGAAGCGCAGGCCTTTGCTTATCTGGCGGTGCGCGTGGCGCGCGGGCTTCCGACCTCGGCCCCCAGCACGACAGGCGTTGCAGTCCCGGTTGGTGGTGGGAGGGTGTCTTACCCTTTGTCCTAG
- a CDS encoding DUF427 domain-containing protein produces the protein MSDNIIIRAAEGKWTVRAGGAVIGESRDALEVREGDLPPVIYFPRADIAMAFLDNSATVTTCPYKGEAKHFSIQTKSTVIEDAAWSHDAPIEDLEQIKGHMAFYADKATVART, from the coding sequence ATGTCTGACAACATCATCATTCGCGCCGCTGAAGGCAAATGGACCGTACGTGCCGGGGGCGCTGTGATCGGGGAAAGCCGCGACGCGCTTGAAGTGCGAGAAGGTGATCTGCCGCCGGTGATCTACTTCCCGCGCGCTGACATAGCGATGGCGTTTCTGGATAACAGTGCCACCGTCACCACCTGCCCTTACAAGGGCGAGGCAAAACACTTCTCGATCCAGACGAAATCGACCGTGATCGAGGATGCAGCCTGGTCCCATGACGCCCCGATCGAAGATCTTGAACAGATCAAGGGCCATATGGCGTTCTACGCCGACAAGGCGACCGTCGCGCGCACCTGA